The window GCCACCGCCATGCAGGAGATGTCAGCTTCAATCGCCGAGGTCTCCCGCCATACCCAGTCCGCTGCCGAAACCGCACGCAGCGCAGCCGAAACAGCACGCGAGGGTGGAACAATCGTCAAGCAGGTGCTCGGCAACATGCACTCGATCGCAACCGCTGTCAGCGACACCTCCGCCACCGTTGGCCTGCTCGGCGACGACTCTCGCCGCATCAGCCAGATCGTCACCGTCATCGATGAGATCGCACGCAAGACCAATCTGCTCGCGCTCAACGCAGCCATCGAAGCCGCACGAGCCGGAGACCAGGGTCGCGGCTTCGCCGTGGTCGCCGGAGAGGTTCGCCGCCTCGCAGAGTCCACAGCCCAGGCCACCGGCGAGATCGCCAGCATGATCCAGGGCATTCAGGATCGCACCCTCACCGCCATCGCCAGCATGGAGAGCGGCACCGGAACCGTGCAACAAGGCGTCATCACGACGAATCAGGCAGGCGAAGCTCTTGAGCGCATTATTGGCATGGCCGAACGTGTCGATCGCATGATCGCCCAGATCGCCATCGCCGCATCTCAGCAGACCGCCGCCGCCGATCAATCCAGCGCAAGCCTCCACGCGATCCACTCACTCAGCCACGAAAACCTCACCGAGATGGCAACCACCGCAGCTGGAATCGAATCGCTCCGCACCACCGCCGTCACACTCGAGCAACAGGTCGACCGCTTCAGCCTCAAGTCGGCCCCCGACTCCAGGCTGATCCGCTCCTCCGTCGTTCCCGAGCGTCACTCCAGCTTTCAACACGCCTGACAAGATCCGTCCAATAAAAAGAGCCCGCTTCGCAGCGGGCTCTTTCCTTTTTACAAATGGTTCCTAGAAGATCTGGAAGTTAACCTCTACATTGAGCTCCACAAGTACCGGCTTTCCATTCTCCATCGCCGGTTTGAACTTGTACTGTCTCACCGCTTCCATTGCCTTCTCGTCGAGGCCCATACCTACTCCACGAATCACACGCACGTGGCTCGGGTTTCCACTGGTATCGACCCAGAGGTTGACCAGAACGTTGCCCGCGACCTTCGCTTTTCTGGCTTCTTCCGAAAACTCCGGCTCAACCGAGAAAATCAGAACCGGCGCCGAGACACCACCACCAATCCGCTTCGGTCCACCACCCGTGTTTCCGCCGGAACCCGGCCCGAGTCCCGCGCCGTTCCCGGAACCCAACCCGGTTCCATTACCATTCCCCATCGACATCCCGACCAGCGGCGAGTTCGCCACGCCGATCTGCGGTATGCTGCTGGCCATCTTTACGTCCTTTTGCACGTCGATGGTCGGCTCGATATGGATCTTAGGCTCAATCAACGGCGGAGCCTTCGGTGGAACTAACTGGTTCTCCGAAAACTTCGGCGGCGTTCCCTTCGTCACTGGAGTCGGGCCTTTTTGTCCGCCGCCACCACCCATCGCCTGCGCTCTCGGCGGAGCCTGCGGTGGAACCGAAAGCTCCGTCACCGTCA is drawn from Edaphobacter lichenicola and contains these coding sequences:
- a CDS encoding energy transducer TonB, which produces MANSLLTPPPQVDPERQGPALRPADAPNLNEETDGSMWTSFFANLKDAFSKSNEAPLQLESKPVDSDMVIEEEGVFASLWSSIRDVFFPVKLPPLVLESKPIAVVDRMKTKQNPIATGSAVVIYGLIILLIAFLLAKKVRFAAPVKTVTVTELSVPPQAPPRAQAMGGGGGQKGPTPVTKGTPPKFSENQLVPPKAPPLIEPKIHIEPTIDVQKDVKMASSIPQIGVANSPLVGMSMGNGNGTGLGSGNGAGLGPGSGGNTGGGPKRIGGGVSAPVLIFSVEPEFSEEARKAKVAGNVLVNLWVDTSGNPSHVRVIRGVGMGLDEKAMEAVRQYKFKPAMENGKPVLVELNVEVNFQIF